From Erigeron canadensis isolate Cc75 chromosome 8, C_canadensis_v1, whole genome shotgun sequence, one genomic window encodes:
- the LOC122578783 gene encoding uncharacterized protein LOC122578783 isoform X1 — MDSGFHHDQTLSYVPNRHAISFQTSAVDSTSEMIMMGDYYRMNSTSGMMFSGNSDMGNSGSGYAQYRNSCGSVISDSVPGLKHDAGLAVEWSVEEQYKLEEGITKYADVPSISRYIKIAATLRDKTVRDVALRCRWMTSKRRKQDELKFGRKLKDKKDKLVESLSKPSISSISTLNVAPFSVSMNNRFQSGPCEALSISTRHLLQQNNQIFGQISANISALKLQDNVDLFNHAKNNITAILNDSCSMRYMPGPPLPVSLNEDIANTILPHTSQTRTFGSSSRTHLKQEPDY; from the exons ATGGATTCGGGTTTTCACCATGATCAAACGTTGAGCTATGTTCCAAACCGACACGCTATATCGTTCCAAACGAGTGCTGTAGATAGTACAAGTGAGATGATCATGATGGGGGATTATTATAGGATGAATAGTACTTCAGGCATGATGTTTTCGGGTAATTCTGATATGGGAAATAGTGGTTCAGGATATGCGCAATATAGGAACTCTTGTGGTTCTGTTATTTCAGATTCGGTCCCGGGGTTGAAACATGATGCAGGGTTGGCTGTGGAATGGTCTGTTGAAGAACAGTATAAATTGGAGGAAGGAATTACCAA gTATGCTGATGTACCCAGCATCTCGAGGTATATCAAGATTGCTGCTACATTGCGTGACAAAACTGTTCGAGATGTTGCCCTGAGGTGTAGGTGGATGACG AGTAAACGAAGGAAACAGGATGAGCTGAAGTTCGGGAGGAAGTTAAAAGATAAGAAG GATAAATTGGTGGAGTCACTTTCAAAGCCTAGTATTTCATCAATTTCAACTTTAAATGTGGCTCCATTTTCTGTATCCATGAACAATCGGTTTCAGAGTGGCCCCTGTGAAG CTTTAAGCATCTCCACAAGGCATCTTTTGCAACAAAACAACCAAATTTTTGGTCAGATTTCAGCTAATATTTCTGCACTCAAA CTGCAAGACAATGTTGATCTTTTTAATCATGCCAAGAATAATATAACTGCCATCTTAAATGA TTCGTGCAGCATGAGATACATGCCAGGACCACCACTGCCTGTATCGTTAAATGAAGATATAGCTAA
- the LOC122578783 gene encoding uncharacterized protein LOC122578783 isoform X2, whose product MDSGFHHDQTLSYVPNRHAISFQTSAVDSTSEMIMMGDYYRMNSTSGMMFSGNSDMGNSGSGYAQYRNSCGSVISDSVPGLKHDAGLAVEWSVEEQYKLEEGITKYADVPSISRYIKIAATLRDKTVRDVALRCRWMTSKRRKQDELKFGRKLKDKKDKLVESLSKPSISSISTLNVAPFSVSMNNRFQSGPCEALSISTRHLLQQNNQIFGQISANISALKLQDNVDLFNHAKNNITAILNDMRYMPGPPLPVSLNEDIANTILPHTSQTRTFGSSSRTHLKQEPDY is encoded by the exons ATGGATTCGGGTTTTCACCATGATCAAACGTTGAGCTATGTTCCAAACCGACACGCTATATCGTTCCAAACGAGTGCTGTAGATAGTACAAGTGAGATGATCATGATGGGGGATTATTATAGGATGAATAGTACTTCAGGCATGATGTTTTCGGGTAATTCTGATATGGGAAATAGTGGTTCAGGATATGCGCAATATAGGAACTCTTGTGGTTCTGTTATTTCAGATTCGGTCCCGGGGTTGAAACATGATGCAGGGTTGGCTGTGGAATGGTCTGTTGAAGAACAGTATAAATTGGAGGAAGGAATTACCAA gTATGCTGATGTACCCAGCATCTCGAGGTATATCAAGATTGCTGCTACATTGCGTGACAAAACTGTTCGAGATGTTGCCCTGAGGTGTAGGTGGATGACG AGTAAACGAAGGAAACAGGATGAGCTGAAGTTCGGGAGGAAGTTAAAAGATAAGAAG GATAAATTGGTGGAGTCACTTTCAAAGCCTAGTATTTCATCAATTTCAACTTTAAATGTGGCTCCATTTTCTGTATCCATGAACAATCGGTTTCAGAGTGGCCCCTGTGAAG CTTTAAGCATCTCCACAAGGCATCTTTTGCAACAAAACAACCAAATTTTTGGTCAGATTTCAGCTAATATTTCTGCACTCAAA CTGCAAGACAATGTTGATCTTTTTAATCATGCCAAGAATAATATAACTGCCATCTTAAATGA CATGAGATACATGCCAGGACCACCACTGCCTGTATCGTTAAATGAAGATATAGCTAA